CATGTGCTCTACCCCGTGGTGCAACCTAGGTAGGATGGAGGTATTAGAATAGTAATGCTGTTATGTCGTGGAGCGTAGTAAATAAGTAAGTTGTTACAGCTAGGCCTGGCTAGACACTAAAGTGGCAGGAATATAAAGTTAGATCTCATGTAGTGCTGGGATGAAGGGCGAGGGCTAACCCGATGGAGGCGTTGATAATTGACGCATTAGCGAGGGGTAGCTACGGAAAACGTATGGTAACAGTAGACGCTATTGGTGCAGGACCACGCACTGTTGCTGGCGTCTTAGAGGGTCTCGGGGTAAATGTAGAACTGACAGTTGCAGAAAAGGTGCTAGAAAAACCTCATATGCTGAGAAAATATGATGCTGTGATGATAAGTGCTATGAGTATTGACGAGAAAACAGTGGCAAGGATAGTCAAGATGTGGCGTAGGCAGCGAGGGTCCCGCGCAGTAATAATCGGGGGGCCAATAGCGTCTGATCCAGACTTCATTCTGCGCGTTGGAGGCGATATAGGTGTCCACGGAGAAGCCGAGCCCGTTATAGAAAAGCTCATAGAGAGCGGTATAGTGGATGAGAAAGGGATAGACTATACAAGGCTCAAAGACGTGTGTGGTACAGCCTACGTACTAGATAGTCGGCTCATAGTTAATAAGAGATGTCCTATAATGACACGGCAGATGTGGGAAAAGTATCGTCCAAGCACTAGGGCTATACAAGGCTATCCGCTCTACTGGGCAGCCAGAGTCTATGTAGAAACTGTACGTGGCTGCAGCAACTACACTATACCAGAACTAGCAGAAGTACTCCCGGAGGAGCTGCTACCAGACAAGCCGGTGCCAGGATGTGCGTACTGTAGTGTAATCCCCTTGTGGGGATACGCTAGGAGCCGTAGTATAGATCTCGTATACAGAGAAGTTAAGGAGCTAATAGACTATGGTGTCCACCGTATCGTGTTAAGTGGTCCAGATTTCCTAGATTATGGTCGCGACTGGCTCGTAGAGCCGCGTCCTCTTGTCAACCCTCGGAATCCTGGCCCTAACATTCAGGCCATTAGACAGTTACTCCGAAGGCTCACCTCTATACCAGAAGTGTCTTCAGGCGAAGTCTCCATAATGGTTGAGAATGTTAAGCCAAGCCTCGTGACCGAGGCTGCTGCAGAAACCCTGGGCAAGTACCTTAAAGGAACTCCAGTCCATATAGGAGCAGAGACAGGTGATGCCTGGCTCCTGAAGAAACTTGGAAGACCAACGACTATACGTGAAACTGTTGAAGCTGTTAAGAGGCTTAAGAAGCACGGTCTTCGGCCATACGTCTACATAATGTACTGTCTTCCCGGCGAGACAAGCAAGACCATACAGAAAACTGTAAGACTTATGGAGACATTGTACCGGGTAGGGGCAGAAAAGATAACAGCGTATAGGTTCATGCCCTTACCACTTTCTGCACTAGAAAAATTAGCAATAGCAGAGATTAGATGCATGTATAATCATCCAGTGAAGCAAAAAGCTATAGAGATAAACAAGAGAGCAAAGAAGAGGATGATAGGTAAGAGAGTACGAGTAATAGTTGTAGGTAAACATCCCAAGCTTGGAAAGTGGATAGGGTACCCGATAAACCATGGACCTGTCGTAGTCATAGAGAATGGCAACAAGGATCTTCGCGAGAAAGATATTGTAACAATTAGGATCGTGGGAGTGCCTTCAGACCGTATGGTCGAAGGAGTAATCGTCGAGAAGATGAAATAGCGTGAATTCTGTATAATATGGGTAAGGGTCATATTACATAGTGTTCCATGTGTAATAATTACGATTAATAGTATCGATCAACTATATCTTGAAGCTTTTCGACAAGCTCGTCAATCTGGCGTAAGTCATCCTCTATAGCTTCCCTGCTCTCCTCGAGTAGTCTCGCTCCACGCTTAGCGAGGATAAGCGCCTTGTTCAATAAGTCACGTTCGTATTCTGCACCAACTATTATCATGTACTCGCTCAGTGTTGCAATGTTATCCCTAACTTCTGCAGCAACGCTATCTAGATTAACAGCTCCATTGAGACTGCGAGCTAAACGACGGCGGAGTATACGTAGCTTACGTATATAGTTGAGTACGAGTGTTTGAAGCTCTTCATCGTCTAAATCTCTGCGCAACCTAACTAATGCACGGTTTAGTGACTTCATTGCACGTGCGTGCTTGTCTGTTACATCCTCTAGTGTACGTAGCAGCTTGTAAGGATCGATATATTCTACATCCATTTTACGCACCCTGAGCAGACACTCTCTCGTCTATGTGCTACTATCTAGTTCATAGACATTCAGTTTGTTCGGATTTTCTCACGTAGCATAATGTTGACAAGGCCCTCTAATAGACTCTATCTGTCATGCTCGGAAGTGCTGGCATGAAGTAATAATGAGGCTCAGAATTGTGGTAGTAAATATAGCAAAGTTACAAAGAGGAAACTGGACGGGTACTGTGTTAGTCCTAGTGTATCGATTCGGCGTTGTAAAAACAAGGATGTATGTCATTCGAGCTAAATATTAGAGTATATTTGATGCTAAGTACTTCTAGGCTTTGATGGTTCTCACCGTTACTATCGTATTATCAGATACGCCGTATTCTGGTAATTTTGCTCCGTTAACCCATACCTCGTTAGGAGGTACACTATCGTCCTTCTCCACCCTATAACGGAATTTATGGCGGTGTGCGACAACTATCTCTATGTACTCTCCTTCTCCTATCTCCTTTAGGAGTTCAGGGTTGACCTTAGCTATACCCTCCTTAAGCTCGTCGTGGAAGCGTAGCCTCACTCTACGTTCGCGCTGCTTCTTCTCTCTGCCTAGCAACTGGGAGGCAGGAGGAATTAGTGCTAGAGCGCTCCGCACGTCTATCTTCTTGCGGGGAAGCTCCTCCTGCTCTTGCTGCTTCTTAGCCTCCTCAGCACTCATAGATCCCTGCACCCTCCAGGTTAGACAATACCATGCATATAGCCAGGATTAATAGCTGCTGTTTACTCGTACCGGGTTTGTAAAGATAGGTATGAAAACAACTATTCTCCTACATGCTACTCTATGGGTTTGCCTAGCTCGGTTATGTCTGCACCCTCGATGAACCTTCTAAGGGCATCGACTACACTGTCTACAGGTATTCGTACCTGCTTCCAGGTATCCCGATCTCTCAACGTCACAGTATTGTCCTCTAGTGTCTGGTAGTCCACGGTGATAGCTGCGGGCACGCCGATCTCATCTACCCGTGCATACCTTCGACCTATACTACCGTCGTCATCATATATAGCGTACATGCCGTTCTCTAGGATTCTCCACCATATAGACCTGGCTATCTCTACCAGCTTCTCATCCCTGACTATAGGGAATACAGCTGCCTCTATGGGTGCTATACGTCTGGGTATCCGTAGTACAACTCTGCCATCTTTCTCGCTGTAGGCGTAGTCTAACGTTACAAATAGCAGTCTTTCAACACCGAATGAGGGCTCGGCTACGTGTGGGATGAATCTCTTCCCTGTAACTTTCTCAACCTTCTCTATGATTTTCACATGTTCTGCAGGTATCTTTACACCGGCTACCTCTATGAAGCCTTTGTCGCGGAGTATCTTCTCTACTTCGTCAGGGTCAAGGTTCTGTGCAGCCTCTAGTATCTCTCTAGCTCGCTGGCGGAATGTGCGGCCAGCCCAGGCCCGGTCAATAATCACTACCCGCTTCTTTACCACCTTGGGCTCCTTGAACTGCTTGAAGACGCGTAGGTCTTGACCACTATACTTCATGTGTCTGCTCAGATCGTAGTCTGTACGATACGCGTGCCCGGAGACCTCTACCCAGCCTAGCCTGCTAACCTTGACAAGCTGGTCGAAGGTCTGTGCTGCGTAGTGTGCTCTCTCCTCTGGAGCCTTCTCTTCGAAGTACATATTCTCGTAGGGTACACCGAGCTCCATTATGAAGTCACGGGCCACAGCCATCCAGTAGGCAAGCCATGGTGTAACTATGATGCCTTCCTCTATAGCTTCGCGTACACCGTATTCTTCGGGCTTGTCAATGCCCTTAGCCTTGGCGTCGGTACGGAGTATGCGTAGCTTCCGGTGGCTTACACGGTCTAGAAGCTCCTCGAGTATGCCACCGTGCCAAGGATCCTCCGGGTCGAAGAAGAACTCCATCTCAGCTATCGTGAATTCTCTGAGACGTATCATTCCCTGTCTAGGTGAGATCTCGTTGCGTGCTACTCTGCCTATCTGCGCGATGCCTAGAGGGAGCCTCTGTCTTGTAACCTCGTGGACCCTCTTGAATGCTACAAACATGCCTTGAGCGGTCTCTGGGCGAAGGTAGCCGACGTTCTCGCTGTATGGGCCAATAGTAGTCTTGAACAATAGGTTGAAGCTTCTGACCTCGCCCAGGGGGCCACCGCATACTGGGCAACGTATATTGTGTTCGCGTATAATCCGTGTCATTTCTTCAAGGCTTAGGCCTTCTGCTTTGATGTCCAGTCTTTCCTCTATCAAGTGGTCGGCCCTAAACTTGCGCCGGCAGTTTAGACACTCGACAATAGGGTCAGTGAAGTGCTCTAGGTGGCCGCTAGCCTCGAACACCCGCGCAGGGGCGATTACCGGAGTCTCTATCTCCACTACTATGTGGCTGTGGCGGCGTATGAAATAGTGGCGCCACAGCGCTATTATCTTGTCTTTAAGTCTTGCCCCCAGAGGACCCAGGTCGTAGAAACCTGCTACGCCGCCGTAGATCTCGTAACTTGGCCAGAAGAAGCCCCTCCTCTTGGCAAGCTCCATTACCTGCTCATATCGGTCCTCGCTAGCTATAGAACGTGAGCCCATAGTCTGCATCCTTGGATCAGGGGATGACTTGCAGGGCCCTATTATACTGTCCTGGCGTAGCCCCATAGTATACGGTTATGTATGGGGGCGGGGAGGCGATGGGGTTAGCCGACCTCTACGTGTCTAGGGCACCGCTATACTTCGGCGGTGTAGAGGCAGAACCCGAGAGAGCGGATCTGCTAGTATTAGGAGCACCTTACGATGCAACATCGAGTTATCGGCCAGGTTCTCGATTTGCTCCGAGAGCTATACGTGAAGCAGCTGCTAACATAGAATTTTACTCTCTCCGGGCAGGGATAGACCTAGAAGACTACAAAATAGCCGATCTAGGCGACGTGGTGCTTCCAGTAAGTCCTCAAGAGGCTACGAGAAGACTCGAAGTTGTGGTCACGGATCTTATAGACAGATATCCAGAAAAGCTCACGGCAGTACTAGGAGGGGAACATAGTATAACTCTTGGCGTTTTCAAAGCGCTGGCCAAGCGCGTCAAAGAACCTTGTCTACTAGTTGCTGATGCACATTTCGACCTCAGAAGCGAGTATATGGAGGAACAGTACAGCCATGCTAGTGTTATGAGAAGGATAGCTGAGACGTTTGGAAGTGATCGCATCTTCTATATTGGGGTAAGAGCGTTTGCAAAAGAAGAGCTAGAATTTGCTAGGAATAAACAGATAGAATACATCACTAGTAGTGCAGCTAGACTGTTGGGTACGAGGGAGGTAATCAGCCGAGTAAATCGGTGGATAAAGAGGATAGGATGTGAAAACTTGTATGTAAGCATCGATATGGATGTGTATGATCCTGCTTATGCACCAGGTGTAGCAAACCCTGAACCAGAAGGGCTAGAGCCCTGGATGCTACTAGATATAGTGTTCCGTGTGGTAAAAGAGGCTGATGTTGAGCTGAAGCTGTTCGATGTGGTGGAGACATCACCACCATATGACTGTGGGGGAGTGACGTCAGTCTTGGCAGCCAAGACCCTGCTTGAGGTGTTTGCAGCGTATATAGCTAGGAGGATGAGTTGAAATGAGGCGATGTCGGTTAGATGGCTTTAACTATTTTGCGGCCCGGCGGTCTAACTTTGTATACGACGCGATAGCCGCAATAGGGGCACTTAATACTAGGCATGTACTCTAGGTCGAGTGCTGTAAACTCCATACCGCAGCGGCCACATTTATAACGTATCATAGCCTTATCTTCTATGACTCCAAACTCGTCCTCTCCCCTAGGCTCGTAGAGCGCCACAGCTTGCTCGCCCGGAGGCTACGTACTCCGCACGCGAAATCCTTATAAGAATAGCCCTCGGTGTCTGGCTAACGGAGAGCTTACAGAAAAGAGATAGGCATAAGGGGAAAAGCTAGAGGAAGGGATGTGTACTCCATGAGTGGGGATCTATCCTCCCTATGTGGTGGTCTTCCGCCAGAACTCTGCGAGCAGCTTGCTAGAGAACAGCAGGTAATCAAGATAAAGCTCGAGAAGCGTCGTTATGGCCGTGAAGTAACAATAATAGAAGGCCTTGACGAGCGCGATGTTGACTTGAAGAAGCTTGCGTCACAGCTTAAGTCTAGGCTCGCGACTGGGGGAACTTACAAGAATGGGCGAATAGAACTGCAGGGAGATCACAGGCATCGGGTCAAGGAAATTCTCATAGAGATGGGGTTCCCTGAAGAGAACATAATAATAGTAGAGTAAAGTTCCTCCTACCATCCACCGATGGGTAACAGATATTCGGCCATATTATGTTCCACGCCTCCTCCGAACAACTCTATTTCTAACCCTTCATGTAAAGTGTCAATGCGGAAATTATAGTGGCTATAGGCTTTTCAAGCATGAGTGTTTCGAAGAGATCAGGGGTTACTGGACCGATTAAAAGTGCTATATAAGCCGCGGTTTCAAGCCAGGAATTTGCCTGTCTAAATGTTATACCTTTAATCCAGTATAGTTTCTTTGCTAAGCTGATGTAGGAGCTATATAGTGTGTAAAGGTCCGTAATGTCTGGTGTATACTGTGGCTCGTTCGCGGATGTCATGTAGACTAGGTGTAGGCTTAACCAGAGGGTTTGAAGAGCTTTTGCTGCCTCTATGTATGTTCCTGGAAGAAGAATGTTAAAACCTCCAGTCTCTTCATCTACTTCTGTCCATTCGGCTCCTATCTCCGATAGATAGTGGTAGAGGTTCCTACGTAAGCTCTCTAGTGTCTGTGCATATTTTCCTTCGAGGCTTTCTCCTGCTAGTTTTTCTATGGGCCAGGCTGTAAGAGCCCATGCGCTGTTCTTTGAGTACATGCGGGTCAGGTAGTATATTGCTACAGATTTGAGCTTGTTGAACTCGTTCTCTGCGTTGGCATATTGTTCTATGGGCTTCATATTCCGTGTTTCCTCTGCCGAGGCAGGGTGTACAGAGCTTTTATAGTATGATGGGGCGGTGTCACCCGATAGTAAAAGATTTAAATGAGGCCCTCGGAATAGGATGGATGGGGCTTTAAGGGTTTCGGGGGCAAGCCCTGGCGGGCTAGCTTCCCCCGGGGGCCCGCCCTATAGCTACTAGGTGGCAGGCCTTGGTAGTCGAGGAGTATATTGAAAAGGCCTCGGGGGATAGGGAGGAGAAGTGTCCGCCGGAATATATCGTGTTTGATGAGGAGCGTGGTGAGTATATCTGTACGCTCACCGGCGAAGTGGTTGAGGAGACTGTTATAGACACTGGTCCCGAGTGGAGAGCCTACACGCCCGAGGAGAAGACACGCAGGAGCCGTGTCGGTAGCCCTCTAACACATACGCTCCCCGACTACGGTATACTAACCACCATATCCGGGTACCGGGATGCGACCGGACGCAAGCTAGAGGCACGTCTCCGTATAGAG
The window above is part of the Pyrodictium delaneyi genome. Proteins encoded here:
- a CDS encoding B12-binding domain-containing radical SAM protein, which translates into the protein MEALIIDALARGSYGKRMVTVDAIGAGPRTVAGVLEGLGVNVELTVAEKVLEKPHMLRKYDAVMISAMSIDEKTVARIVKMWRRQRGSRAVIIGGPIASDPDFILRVGGDIGVHGEAEPVIEKLIESGIVDEKGIDYTRLKDVCGTAYVLDSRLIVNKRCPIMTRQMWEKYRPSTRAIQGYPLYWAARVYVETVRGCSNYTIPELAEVLPEELLPDKPVPGCAYCSVIPLWGYARSRSIDLVYREVKELIDYGVHRIVLSGPDFLDYGRDWLVEPRPLVNPRNPGPNIQAIRQLLRRLTSIPEVSSGEVSIMVENVKPSLVTEAAAETLGKYLKGTPVHIGAETGDAWLLKKLGRPTTIRETVEAVKRLKKHGLRPYVYIMYCLPGETSKTIQKTVRLMETLYRVGAEKITAYRFMPLPLSALEKLAIAEIRCMYNHPVKQKAIEINKRAKKRMIGKRVRVIVVGKHPKLGKWIGYPINHGPVVVIENGNKDLREKDIVTIRIVGVPSDRMVEGVIVEKMK
- the glyS gene encoding glycine--tRNA ligase, which codes for MGSRSIASEDRYEQVMELAKRRGFFWPSYEIYGGVAGFYDLGPLGARLKDKIIALWRHYFIRRHSHIVVEIETPVIAPARVFEASGHLEHFTDPIVECLNCRRKFRADHLIEERLDIKAEGLSLEEMTRIIREHNIRCPVCGGPLGEVRSFNLLFKTTIGPYSENVGYLRPETAQGMFVAFKRVHEVTRQRLPLGIAQIGRVARNEISPRQGMIRLREFTIAEMEFFFDPEDPWHGGILEELLDRVSHRKLRILRTDAKAKGIDKPEEYGVREAIEEGIIVTPWLAYWMAVARDFIMELGVPYENMYFEEKAPEERAHYAAQTFDQLVKVSRLGWVEVSGHAYRTDYDLSRHMKYSGQDLRVFKQFKEPKVVKKRVVIIDRAWAGRTFRQRAREILEAAQNLDPDEVEKILRDKGFIEVAGVKIPAEHVKIIEKVEKVTGKRFIPHVAEPSFGVERLLFVTLDYAYSEKDGRVVLRIPRRIAPIEAAVFPIVRDEKLVEIARSIWWRILENGMYAIYDDDGSIGRRYARVDEIGVPAAITVDYQTLEDNTVTLRDRDTWKQVRIPVDSVVDALRRFIEGADITELGKPIE
- the speB gene encoding agmatinase, translating into MGLADLYVSRAPLYFGGVEAEPERADLLVLGAPYDATSSYRPGSRFAPRAIREAAANIEFYSLRAGIDLEDYKIADLGDVVLPVSPQEATRRLEVVVTDLIDRYPEKLTAVLGGEHSITLGVFKALAKRVKEPCLLVADAHFDLRSEYMEEQYSHASVMRRIAETFGSDRIFYIGVRAFAKEELEFARNKQIEYITSSAARLLGTREVISRVNRWIKRIGCENLYVSIDMDVYDPAYAPGVANPEPEGLEPWMLLDIVFRVVKEADVELKLFDVVETSPPYDCGGVTSVLAAKTLLEVFAAYIARRMS
- a CDS encoding DNA-directed RNA polymerase subunit P, producing the protein MIRYKCGRCGMEFTALDLEYMPSIKCPYCGYRVVYKVRPPGRKIVKAI
- the yciH gene encoding stress response translation initiation inhibitor YciH, which gives rise to MSGDLSSLCGGLPPELCEQLAREQQVIKIKLEKRRYGREVTIIEGLDERDVDLKKLASQLKSRLATGGTYKNGRIELQGDHRHRVKEILIEMGFPEENIIIVE